In one window of Kosmotoga pacifica DNA:
- a CDS encoding ABC transporter permease — translation MNRSKLYPLLVPTVAVLIALAVASVIIIVIGKNPITAYAVMIKGAFGGAEQLANTIVKMTPLVLTGLAVGFGFRAGVFNIGAEGQMAIGALIGSMVAINMGAVPSIISIPIVIITGMLGGALWASIAGFLKAFTGAHEVISTIMLNWIAANLASFMVTGPLAVGSGTPKSPEIAESAKLPIILKVQATELSIGIIIAVVVAIIMQIILERTTMGYELKGVGFNPYAAEYGGISIKKSIILTMAISGALAGMAGIIDIMGVPPHRFVGELTGGRGFDGITIALIGRNNPVGIIFAALLIAALRTGSNAMQISAQIPDDIVIIIQGIVIFLVAAERIVATIIYWKRKRGELA, via the coding sequence ATGAACCGAAGCAAACTCTATCCACTGCTTGTTCCCACCGTTGCCGTTCTAATTGCCCTTGCAGTAGCATCGGTTATCATAATCGTTATAGGCAAGAACCCTATCACAGCCTATGCTGTAATGATCAAGGGAGCATTCGGCGGAGCCGAACAACTCGCCAATACGATTGTAAAAATGACGCCTCTTGTACTAACGGGACTCGCTGTGGGATTTGGCTTTAGAGCAGGAGTCTTCAATATCGGTGCCGAGGGTCAGATGGCCATCGGCGCTCTCATAGGTTCCATGGTTGCGATAAACATGGGTGCAGTTCCTTCAATCATTTCTATTCCCATCGTTATAATCACCGGAATGCTTGGGGGTGCTCTCTGGGCTTCTATTGCGGGTTTTTTGAAGGCTTTTACCGGTGCACACGAAGTCATCTCAACGATAATGCTCAACTGGATTGCTGCGAATCTGGCTTCTTTCATGGTTACCGGTCCGCTCGCTGTGGGTTCAGGAACCCCGAAAAGTCCGGAAATAGCTGAATCAGCAAAGCTTCCGATTATCTTGAAAGTACAGGCTACTGAGCTAAGCATAGGTATAATCATCGCTGTTGTCGTTGCGATCATTATGCAGATCATCCTCGAGAGAACTACCATGGGTTATGAACTAAAAGGCGTTGGATTCAACCCATACGCTGCTGAGTATGGTGGCATCAGCATAAAAAAGAGCATCATTTTGACCATGGCTATAAGTGGTGCTCTTGCAGGGATGGCAGGAATTATAGATATCATGGGGGTTCCTCCCCACAGATTTGTTGGAGAATTGACTGGTGGTAGAGGATTCGACGGAATTACCATAGCACTGATCGGCCGAAATAACCCGGTGGGTATTATCTTTGCTGCATTACTAATTGCAGCTCTTAGAACAGGATCTAACGCAATGCAGATCAGCGCACAGATACCTGACGATATCGTCATAATCATTCAAGGTATTGTCATTTTCCTCGTTGCCGCGGAAAGAATTGTTGCCACCATAATTTACTGGAAAAGAAAGAGGGGTGAACTGGCATGA